The sequence below is a genomic window from Mus musculus strain C57BL/6J chromosome 4, GRCm38.p6 C57BL/6J.
tggcaGTGCTCACTGAGTTTCAGTTCCTTTCAGGgtggctgggctggaactcatcTGACTCTCCTCCTCCCTgaagtccccccccccttcctttaTGTTGACATATTACAATAGGTGGCAAGCTGGGCAATGTGGAAATTTACAGCTGCTGTCTTCACAAACGACATTCTTCCAGGTGGGGCCCTTTAGAGCGGGTTTTCTCAGAAAAGACTTACTTGAGAGACTCAGGGAAGGGCATAGACTGTGCCCAGGCATGAGCATGGTTTGGGACATTCTGGTAAACTTAACGGTTCATTTTATATGATGGCCAGCTTGAGGGTGTTTGTtgttttaagcaaaaaaaaaaaaaagttgaagcaGATAACAAACAGAACAAAGGACAGAATCAAATGCCAGCGCCACCCAGAATTCttcttattttgtcatgtttgaaGCCTATGACCTAAATGAGTAAGGTATatagagagagagtggacagAACCCAGCCCATGGCTGATGACATGCCAGTCAGACAGGTTTTAAGGAAAGGCTGAACTTGACAATAGTGACCCTGCATGACTGTCCCCTCTAATTCCAGTGTGTCAATGAGTCCTACAAGAAGAACCTGATGGCCCTCAAGAAGTTTGTGATGGTGAAATTCTTTAATGATTCCATTGTGGACCCTGTCGACTCTGAGGTGAGACATGTCCACAGAGTACCAAGAGATTGTAGGAGGTCAATGATTCTGACCATAGCTGCTTTGTGGGCAAAACCTGGTCTCACAGCCAGCCTTCACCTGTGAACAAGGTGTCCCATAAATGAGATACCAAATCGGCTGCAATCCCCTAGTTGTACCGAGAAATTTATGAAAAAGTTATGTGGTTACATTCTGTGGAGGAAGGGCTTATGGGCCTGCCTTGATTCAGAATGACCAATCTTTCCAGCTTCGTCACCTCTATTTTAGTACTTGGAATGTCTTAAGCCTCTCTCACATGCCTTGTCTTTTGAGAGCTTCTCCCTGGCTTCTCCATCCGACTACTCCTGTTCTTTGTTCAGGCCACATACATCGTTCCTCTAGGACACCATCCCTACTCCCAGATTTTGGTTCCCTCCTTTTGGAAGGGTCCTCGTAGTTTGGTCTAGCCTTGAACCCAAAGTGATCCTTCTCACCCTCTTGAGTGCCAGGATGACAGGTGTGAGAAACCGCCAGCTGCTTCTGCATTTGAAGCCACAAACTGAAGCTCTGTCCACACTGTCAGATcacaggggaagaggggaaggcagCCTAGGGGCCAAATTTCACTATATTTTTGAATGGCCTGTGAGCTCAGAATTTCTACATATATAGAGAAAACATTTACAATATTTTATCTGTGAACACTATTTGAAAGCCAAATTTCCATGTCTATACAAGCCTTTCATTAGAAAAGCCCTACTCTCTTCTCACACACTCTGTTGCTCCTTTTGTGTCATGGTGGCAAGTGAGTAGCCACAACCATGTTGATATAATCTGGCCTCAACAGAAGTCTACTGACCCAGTGCTATACAATGAATTGGTTCTGTGCCTTCTAGACTAGGAGGCTTCATGGGAAGGGGGCTTGTGTATTCACCCTTGAATGATTGGGGCAGCACAGGGACTTTCAGGGCTGATACACTCAAGGAAGGAAACACAAGTTCCAGAGATATGGAAAATTTTAGGATTAGCTCATCCCTTGGGATTGACCTTTAAAATGAGCTAACTCAAGACACATCTTTATGTTATGCATGATGACACATGCCTATAGCTCTAGCATTCAAGAGGCTCAGACAGATAGCCTGCGAGGTCAAAACCAACCTAGGCTacacaagtgagttccaggtcacctAAACCAAAAACCCCCTTCCCATTCTTCCTTCTTGCTTGCTGTCAGATCTATTACAATGTTCATTTTGCTGGTAGTTTTAGGTACTAGCTAGCCTCAAATGATTTTTGCAAGTGTGCTGGGTGCATGATCTGACCtggctttcttccttctctcctgaaGTGGTTTGGATTTTACAGAAGTGGCCAAGCTAAGGAAACCATTCCCCTCCAGGAGAGCACTCTATACACAGAGGTAACGGAGGGACAGATCTGCTGTGGGAGGTTGAAACTATTTCTCTCCACCCTGGTTCCTGGAGCTGCTGTGTTTCATGGAGCTAGActcctgccttgtctgtcctagAGCACTAAGAGCTTACAAGCTGTCTAACTAAGGTCATAGTAGGCTGTTTTCACACCAACTTCCTGGGTGCTGATTTCTACATAGGTACTAGATCCTAAGACCTCTTGCTCATGGTTTTTAAACACACAAGAGAAACATCAACTCTGAGGTTTTACTTTGGAAGAAAAGGTTTGGAACTAGCTTCCCTTGCGAGTTGTTTACTACAACTCCCAGAAGCCCCTAAGTAAATGCAGACATGGGCGAGGTTTTATGTCATGGCAGCCATGAGGTGTGGATTCTGGCAGTCTAAGGGTATGCCTCAGTGGTAGAAATGAGCTTAGCATACAGGATGACTGGGGTTTGTGCCCCAGCACCAAGAGTAAACCTGTCAATCTGCATTGACAAGGGGAAACTCCTTCGCCAGTCTCTCAACGGGGGCTGTCAGGCATCCTGTCTAGCAGTAGGTCCTGTATCTCAAGCAGAAGTTGCAGTGTCTCACCACATGCAGTTATTGCTTGCCATAAACTGGAGATGGACACACAAATGCCCAAGTACCATATCGAAACCACCTTTTATTACAGCCCCCCTGCCCCAATTTCAGAGGTGCGCTTTCCTCcacatttttggtttggtttggtttttgttttttttcatgtgtgtggtgtCCTGGTTtggatgaaatagaaataaagggAAGCTAGGTTCTGGCAGCTTTGGAAATTACAGCCAAGATCTTCCTTATCATGAAATTCAAACCCAGGGTAGTCAAGAAGTGGCACTGTCCTTGCATGCTAGATCTTCTCTTCTCAGCAAAAGCCTGACACCTTGGCTACTGGGGGATGACACTGTAAGATTCTAACACATCCCAAGTTCATTATCCTAAGAATCAGCTATGTTGGATATTAAACATTATTTTCTCCTGACTTTGGCTCAGCTCTTGTTCACTATGATGTTGTGTGCCAGTTTTGCTTGCCCCGCTGCTTTTCAGGAAGCTGACTTATAGGCACTGGGGTACAGCTCAGGAGCAGGCCCTGGGTTGACTTCTAGCATCTTGCTGGAGTTGAGGGGGTGGGATGAGGCAGAACATAAGTAGAACAATTcaacagtatttttctttttttaaaaaagatagcaTGTAGCCCCTGAATGTCCTGGCTAGCCTTGaaaccacagagatccaccagcctctgcctcccaaatggtgGAATTAAAGGGGCCTGACACAATGTTGGCCTTGCACATGTAAATCTATTGCTTAGAAGCAAACTGAAGGAACCAGTTTAAAACATGCTTATAATCCTGGCACTCGAGTCTAAGGCAGGATTGCTACAATTTCGAGGCCAGCTAGAGCTGcaaagcaagaccctgtctcaaaaacaaacaaaacgaagaTCTGAAAGGGGGTGTCATCTTTTTTAACCGTGTACCTCTAGTTTAATACTGAAGGGAAAGTGTGTATCTTGAGAGTAATTGTTAATATTCTACTGGGTTAGTCTAAAACCTTCAGTAAGCCTCTTGGATTCATTATGTCCTTTCTCTCTACAGGACCGCCTGGGGCTAAAGAAAATGGACAAAGCAGGAAAGCTAGTGTTTCTGGCTAAGGAAGGGGACCATCTTCAAATATCTAAAGAATGGTTTACTGCCCACATCATACCTTTTCTTAAGTGAAGCCCTGGCACTTTATAGCAGAGTTCATGAAACCACAGCTCTTCCAAGCCATGTACATAGTTCATGCTCAGCCCTGAACTCTAATCTAGCCTGCAACCAGCCCTTCTCTCCTCTTATCATCTAACATACCCTACTTGGAAAGATCTAAGATCTCAATCTTATCCTTTGCCGCCTGCTATCACCATATGGTGTTGGATTCAAGTTTAATTAGCTAATAACCATGGAGATTGTTTTACAACTTTGTGATATGGTCAAGCTCCCGTTTAAGAAATGGGAGTCTGTTGTTGCAGATCAGTAATTGTGCCTAAAAGAGACAGAAGTGAAAAAGAGACAAGCTCTGAGGGCAAAACCCATACAAATTTGGAGCAAATAAAAGCCCAGGTCTGAGATGTTCACACAAGCAATTTCTCTGCACTGCTGTGTGGGCCGTGCATGATGTTTCCCCATCATTTCTTAAGACTGTTTTCCTGTGTAAGTGTTGCCCTCTAGAGGTACCTAGCAGTCACCCCACAAGCCTACCATCACGTCCCCTTCAGAGCTCACCTTGTATCCTTAATCCTCAGTAACAGAATTAGTCACACAGGGGGGAACTGCCAGCAGGGTTGCTTAGGAAAGGAAATggaccttctcttctcttctcttctttgagacagggtttcactcacTTTGtaaccctagctggcctggaattcactatgtagagcagactggtcttgaactcacagtcacagagatcacctgccccctctgcctttcaagtacagggattaaaggcatgcatcaccacagccTACAGCAATGTGTGTCTTATATACTATGAGATAGTGAGGGAGTATAGAAGTGAAAACCAGGTGTCTGTTCTTGCCCTTAATATTATAAGTGGCATAAATGTCACACCATTGCAAAGAACGGGAGAAATAGTCTAAAAAGGTGGGGCTTTGGCATTCCTACCCTACATCCTATTTACCAGCATACATCAAACTGCTGCTGATTTGATTCCTCAAGAAAATGATTGGGGAATATTGTAGACTTCTTTTCCCTCCTATTAAACAGATGATAACTTTGATTGTTAAAGAAGAAACCACCCTGATCCCCCATTTCCTACAGTTGAGCATGGACTCCCTAGTGCCCATGCTGAGATCTCAGCATGTTCTAGATGGGTCCTCTAGAGCACGGGTTTGGAGAAATGACTGTTTTCATGAAAGCACCATTAGCACCACAGAATTCACCCACtgcctgtttttccttttcctttctcaaaCCTACTCAAATAAAAGGATGAGGGTTAAGGGCAGGAAGTGGGAGGATCTAAAAATAGTTTTGagattgtctttaaaaataataaagagtagTTTCTTATACTTGGTATCATTTTCAGTATTTTCACATCTCTGTACTGAAAACATCAGGTGAATAACTAAACAAGTTTGGTATTAACTTTATTCTATTTTCTGTATAATTTTAAGTACATAAAGGTTTATTTCCACAGGCCTCAGGTAATGGGCAGAAGTCACAGGacaatctttcttcctcttttcccaccaaaaaaaaaaaaaaaaaaaaaaaaaaataggaaaggaaaggtTGCATATTTTGGTCAGTGTGTCCTAGAGGGAGCACTGGGATTTTGCAATGCTGTGCAAGATTCTGATGTAAGTCGAGACCTAAACAGCCGCCGTGGAGGTCATAGTCCTAGTCAGGTTCCTGCGCAGAGGCCCTAAGCTGCCGAGTGACAAGCAGAAGGGTGAGTGGAGGCAATGACAGTCATCTGGCAGGGAGGAGGAACGCCAGACTCCTTGGAATGCTGTGGTGGTTTTCTTTAAAGTTGTTCCCCATGGGAATCAAGGCAGTCAtcccagggggtggggggaaagggtTTAAGACTTCCTTCCTCAGAAAAGGACACTGCTACTGTACTGCAGCTGCAAGGGAATGCCTGCTATGTTGTGGTTGATGCTGACCCAGGATGGAATGCAGATGAAGGATGCTTTTAGGAAACAAGTCTGCTTGGAATGCTGGGTGGCAATCCTTAGCTTTTGGTCGAGTGGAAGCCTGGCCTCACTTGTCAACAATGAAAACTAGGTTGGTTAGAACCTAATAGACTCCCTGGCTCCTGCCCCCCATGCTCACTGTTAGGAGAATAGTGTGCATTCTGATGTTTGGTTCCAGGGTGTTGTGAACCCTCAGGGACTGATTGTTGGTAGAATGACCCCCAAAGCTGAAAGCTTCGGTGCCCCAGTCTGGGCCTGAAGCTCTGTAAGCTCAGCCTGTGGTGCAGCTGCGCTGATGCCGAGAAGCTGCACCTTCCGGTGAAGATCCACTGACCTGCTGTCCCGCCCGTCTCAGCCTGAGGTATATTTCAGTGAAGGCAGGTAGCTGGGCTTCTCAGAGCAGAGAAGCAGTTTAAGAGCAGAAAGGTAGAGGAAATCTAGAAAAGAACCGTCTCCATACAGATGTATCCCATGGTGTGAAGGGAGAGGGCACAGGACCCATGTATTTGCTTATCCAGCGATTTCTGTCACTGTGGTGACCAACTTCTGTCCGTTCCACAGGGTCTTGAACTGCTCGGGGACTGGGAACTCGTTCTGCAAAAAGGAAGTAACAggatgatggggctggagagatgactcagtggttaagatcactgactgctcttcctgagttcaattctcagcaaccacatggtagctcacaaccatctgtaatgggatctgatgccctcttctggtgtgtctgaagagagtgacggtgtactcacatatgaaattcctagccaaatggatggacctggagggcatcatcctgagtgaggtaacccattcacaaaggaactcacacagtatgtactcactggtaagtggatattagcccaaaacttaggatacccaagatataagatataatctgctaaacgcatgaaactcaagaagaatgaagaccaaagtgtggacactgtgccccttcttagaattgggaacaaaacacccatggaaggagttacagagacaaaatttggagctgtgacgaaaggatggaccatctagagactggcatatccagggatccaccccataatcagcttccaaacgctgacaccattgcatacactagcaagattttgctgaaaggacccagatagagctgtctcttgtgagactatgccggggcctagccaacacagaagtggatgatcacagtcagttggtggatggatcacagggctcccaatggaggagctacagaaagtacccaaggagctaaagggatctgcaaccctataggtggaacaacattatgaactaaccagtaccccggagctcttgactctagctgcataagtatcaaaagatggcctagtcggccatcactggaaagagaggcccattggacacacaaactttatatgccctggtacaggggaacgccagggccaagaaaatgggaatgggtgggtagggaagtgggggggagggtatgggggacttttgggatagcattggaaatgtaattgaggaaaatacgtaataaaaaaatattaaaaagtaaaaaataaattaattaattaaattaaattaaattgaaaaaaaaaagagcacttgctcttaacTTGAGCTACTCATGTAGTGGCTCagaaccatttgtaattccagtcccaggtaACCGGGCACACATAGGAGTGAGACAAGCTTAACCTCCCAGCCATGCTGCTTGCACTGTGCACTGTTCACTGTTGAGAGATCTGTGGTCCTGGACAGACTTAGCTCTAGACAACAGCCTGATTTGGGGGGTTAGTCTTATTCTTACTGAACTATGAAAGGCAGGAatgaccctccctccctccctccctccctctggagCTCCCTTCATGGACTACCTGGCTTCTATATGTATTGTTGAGATTTACCTACAAAATGCCAATATCCACCAAATAGTTTTCTCTAATTCAATAAGTATTCAGTCCTGTTTCAGTTGTCTGAGACAGagtaggaagatttctgagtttgaggcctaccCGGGTTATGTGGTAAGACCCTATATGGAATACAGGTGTATATCAACAGTCCCAGATTATTCTGTTTATAATGTCATATTCCTCAGGGATATAGCTTAGTGggaagaatgcttgcctagcatgcacaagtcctgggttcaatctccaacagcaaagaagcaatcctgggctacatggctatatctcagcacttaggaggcagaggcaggagaatcaccaatgagctccaggccagcctgggatacaagaGACACTGTGGAAGGAAggataggaaaggaagaaaacttaCAAAATCACCGCCTTCGGTAGGAATGAGGACATTCATCTCAGAAGATTTGGCACTGACTATCTCACAGTCCAGGGAGTTCTTGCTCAGGTAAGCATGGCAGCCATCTGTTTTGTTAATGGAAATGGTTGGCACTTTTCCCATcacctgcagaaaaaaaaaacaaaaaaacaaaaaaaaaaaactgagttccAGCACGTATGAGCAGACTAAGCTGCAGAATATTCACCGTTTTAAGTGATTACACTACTTCACAAAAGCCCCCAGTGCACACCAATATTACAAACTGGGGATGGGCTGGGCTAGGTCCTGGAAAGAGCTCCCTTAAAGAGCCAACTTCTGCCACATCCAAAGTAGCTCAGCTTACAGGCTTTGGAGAATCAGATTCCTGCCCAAGGAACATCTGCGAGTCTGCTGTGTCTCTCTCAATTAATTCTTCAGGGACCAAAAGGAGAAGCCAAGACATCAAGTTACCTGAACTTTGACATCCCTACTATTGATTATCTCCACAATGCCCACCACGTCATCAAACACCAGGCCAAGCTTCTTACAGTTATCTAGAAGAAAGGAAGCAGGTCAGCAGTGGGACTGAAAAGGCTAAGTGGTGTAAGAATTTACAAAGATGTGGGAAGAGGCTCTAACCCTCTCCGGCTGCAGGTCAGAACCTGCCTAGGGCAGCAAGGGGGACTCACCTACTGTAATGGAGTTAATTTTGCCCTTGATTTGCAATGTTGTGTTGACACACTTGTAGATGTAAGCCACCTGCTTCAGCTCAGTGTCATCGATCACCAGGTTGGAAACATTCTCCTGGTTTTCCTGATGAAGACACACCCAGGATTCTTACCACAAAGGTCACATCATCCCAAACCTTTGTTCTCCCACCAAGAGCCAGACCCCCGCACTCTTCAGCTAAGCTCTGCTGAAAGCCTTCTTCCTAGTCCCTTCCCGGAGTCAGGCTGCTTTAACTCACCACTCTCCATTTCTTGCCTTCCAGTTCCAGCAGAGCTGGTTCCTTCTTTGTGGCTGGTTTGGGGGAGGGGCTAGTTTGGGGTTTAGGTGCAGAGAATGGTTTGGGGCCACTCCGAACTGGACCACTCTGAGCTTTCAGGGCAGGGTTCTTGTGAGTCTTCATGTCATCAGATACATGTTTCAGGGCTGTAAGAACACACCACAGCTACCTCGTTCCTGCTCTTCATACCAGAGCTTCGGGCTGAGGCAATAAACAAGGTCTGCTATTACTAGTCCTTAGCAGAAACTTCAAAGCAAGAACTCAAGCTCTTGAGAGACCATCTTGCAAACCTTTGGAGAACTGCTTTTATGGTTTCACTTGTCCTCTAAGttatatagttttatttaaaaaaaaaaaatgtatgtgttgaAGGTGAGGAAGGAGCAAGGATATGTAAATGCACAAAAATACATCTAGAAAggtatgtaatatatacacacagaatgTATGTGATAATAGAAAGGGGAAAGTACATCACAGTGAAAATTCAGTGGAAAGAAAGCTAGCCCTCCTAACCACGTGTTGGCACTTGCCGTTTCCTACCTTTCTCTTAGCATGTATTAATTACACACACCGCTGTGCTCCGCTGTCATTCTTCATACACGGATAGAATGTGTTTGTTCATCTTCACCCCATTACCTTCTCttgctccccttcctcccccaacAAGTCCCCTGCTACTTCATGTCTCTGTGTGAGACAGTGAGTTTCATCAGGCATGAAACTTACAGGAGCATGGGGAAGAGGTTATTTACTGGATCTCTTCTGTCACCTAGGCTCTACTCATACAGCTAACAGCCATTTCCCTTAATGCTGAATATTTCTCTAAGTACACCACtactggctactataaataacaGGGTACATTCTTAGTCAATAAGTCAAGTAAGAATTCCACTAGTGAGGTATAGAAGTGCCGACTTTTTCTGTAATGGTGGGTCCCTATTTGGCAAACTTCCCATGTGACAAGTATACATCCTGAGAAGTTAGCATCCCAACACAATGACTTCAGAGACCATGTGGAACTGTACCACGGGCTCCAGGAAAACTGCAGCACTGTGAGCTGGCTAATAAGGTGCCCTGTACATACTACTTAATGACTTCACTGTCATTACCCATGTTCAATGTCTACTTCTTAAAGTTACGTACTTAGTTATGAATTTATTGTAGGGCGGAGAGAgtagtcaggggacaacttgcaggagctggatctctccttccaccaactTGGTTTCGGGGGTCAAACTCAAATCATCAATCAGGCTTGGTGGTatgcacctttacccactgagccagctgcCCTTTCCTGAAAGTTATTATTGTAGATAGGAGGAACTCATGCTAGTGTGCATGTGCCTATCCTGTGAGAGGACAGACAAAGCAGTAGtcagtttttcttcattttttgtgGCTTCCAGGGCCTGAACTCAGAGACTACAAGGCTTGGCCTACAAACATCTTTTTatctactgagctatctcactggcctgTCAGTCACCAAACTTAAGTTTGATGTCCCTTTAGACACCCCCAAATGAATGTTGCCACATGCAAGCCAGGGTTCTGGTTTAGACTAGTGTCTGGTTGATGAAATCTAATGGAATCATTTGCTTTAACAACTGCCCATGCCAAAATACTCACCATGTGTGATGCTTTCCCCCTGATTAATCTGTGCAAACAGTGCTGAGCGTGATGCAGAGTCGTCAGAACCAGAACTGGTAGAGATTGGGGGAGGAGGCGGGCCCGGTGGGGGAGGAGGTGGGCCTGATCCCACAGAGGGTCCAGATGGCAATCCACTCAGTTCTTTTGCCACAGGCCCCTGAGCAGAAATGCAAGAATATAGTCATACACTCCTTAACCTCTGTATTGTTCTTTATTTGCTGTGGACTGTGTATTTATTATAGCATTTAACTTGTTAATTTATAATAGGGATctgtctttgtatttttaaaattgactTTATAACTTActcttattttaatgtgtgtaagtattttgcctacatgcatgcctgtgtccCACAGGTGCACCTGGTAATtaaggaggacagaagagagtgttggagttatagacaattgtgagctgccctgtgggcaCAGGAATTAaaccaggtcagccagagctctTAAATGCTGGACCATCTATCTCCACAGCATTCCTTTTCTGGCCTTG
It includes:
- the Cap1 gene encoding adenylyl cyclase-associated protein 1, whose translation is MADMQNLVERLERAVGRLEAVSHTSDMHCGYGDSPSKGAVPYVQAFDSLLANPVAEYLKMSKEIGGDVQKHAEMVHTGLKLERALLATASQCQQPAGNKLSDLLAPISEQIQEVITFREKNRGSKFFNHLSAVSESIQALGWVALAAKPGPFVKEMNDAAMFYTNRVLKEYRDVDKKHVDWVRAYLSIWTELQAYIKEFHTTGLAWSKTGPVAKELSGLPSGPSVGSGPPPPPPGPPPPPISTSSGSDDSASRSALFAQINQGESITHALKHVSDDMKTHKNPALKAQSGPVRSGPKPFSAPKPQTSPSPKPATKKEPALLELEGKKWRVENQENVSNLVIDDTELKQVAYIYKCVNTTLQIKGKINSITVDNCKKLGLVFDDVVGIVEIINSRDVKVQVMGKVPTISINKTDGCHAYLSKNSLDCEIVSAKSSEMNVLIPTEGGDFNEFPVPEQFKTLWNGQKLVTTVTEIAG